A genomic stretch from Budorcas taxicolor isolate Tak-1 chromosome 15, Takin1.1, whole genome shotgun sequence includes:
- the MMP12 gene encoding macrophage metalloelastase encodes MKFLLLILALQVTASGTAPLTNYPSPEENDVAFAQRYLANFYGLEMETTPMTKMKVNRNIMENKIQEMQKFFGLKVTGQLDTSTLDMMHRPRCGVPDVENYQLFPGRPVWKKRLVTYRINNYTPDLKPEDVDDAFQKAFQVWSDVTPLKFRQIHENEADIMIQFAFREHRDAYPFDGPWGILAHAFAPGAGLGGDAHFDEAETWTKGRKGPNLFLVAVHEIGHSLGLGHSSDTSAIMFPSYRNIDYKIFHLSADDIHGIQSLYGRPEKHQVPSNPSSTNPAACDPNMSFDAVTTVGDKIFFFKDRFFWWKVAESPKSSISLISSLGPNLPSHIQAAYEIADRSHVFLFKDDKYWLMNNLKPQLNCPKSIHSLGFPSSVEKIDAAVFNPLFYKTYFFVGNKFWRYDERRQFMDPGYPKLITTYFPGIGPKIDAVFYYNRHYYFFQGSKLRKYHVLAQRVIESLKSSAVLGC; translated from the exons ATGAAGTTTCTTTTGTTGATACTAGCTCTGCAGGTCACTGCTTCTGGAACTGCTCCACTGACTAACTATCCAAGCCCTGAAGAAAATGACGTGGCATTTGCTCAA AGATATTTGGCAAACTTTTATGGCCTCGAGATGGAAACAACTCCAATGACAAAAATGAAAGTCAACAGGAACATCATGGAGAATAAAATTCAGGAAATGCAGAAGTTCTTTGGGCTAAAAGTGACTGGGCAACTGGACACATCTACTCTGGACATGATGCACAGACCTCGATGTGGAGTGCCAGATGTTGAAAATTATCAACTATTTCCAGGGCGGCCGGTCTGGAAGAAACGTCTTGTCACCTACAG aatcaacaaTTACACCCCGGACTTGAAGCCTGAGGATGTTGATGATGCCTTCCAGAAAGCTTTTCAAGTATGGAGTGATGTGACCCCCCTGAAATTCAGACAGATTCATGAAAACGAGGCTGACATCATGATACAATTTGCATTTCGAG aacaTAGAGACGCCTATCCTTTTGATGGCCCATGGGGAATCCTAGCCCATGCTTTTGCACCTGGAGCTGGTCTTGGAGGAGATGCACATTTTGATGAGGCTGAAACCTGGACTAAAGGACGCAAAG GCCCAAACTTGTTCCTAGTTGCTGTTCATGAGATTGGCCATTCCTTGGGTCTTGGCCATTCCAGCGATACGAGTGCCATAATGTTTCCCAGCTACAGAAATATTGACTACAAGATATTTCACCTCTCTGCTGATGACATACACGGCATTCAGTCTCTCTATG GACGTCCAGAAAAACACCAAGTTCCATCAAATCCTAGCAGTACAAACCCAGCTGCTTGTGACCCCAATATGAGTTTTGATGCTGTTACTACAGTGGgagataaaatttttttctttaaagacag GTTCTTCTGGTGGAAGGTTGCTGAGAGTCCAAAAAGCAGCATtagtttaatttcttctttaggTCCAAACCTACCATCCCACATTCAAGCTGCTTATGAAATTGCAGACAGAAGTcacgtttttctttttaaag ATGACAAGTACTGGTTAATGAACAATTTGAAACCACAGTTAAACTGTCCCAAGAGCATACATTCTTTGGGCTTCCCCTCCTCAGTGGAAAAAATTGATGCAGCTGTTTTTAACCCACTTTTCTATAAGACCTACTTCTTTGTAGGTAACAAGTTTTGGAG GTATGACGAGAGGAGACAATTCATGGACCCTGGTTATCCCAAGTTGATTACTACATACTTCCCAGGAATTGGCCCGAAAATTGATGCAGTCTTCTATTACAACA ggcACTACTATTTCTTCCAAGGATCTAAACTACGTAAATATCATGTCCTAGCCCAACGTGTCATTGAAAGTCTGAAAAGCAGTGCTGTGCTAGGTTGTTAG